The Nocardioides marmorisolisilvae genomic interval AGGTGACGCCCGCCGAACGACCCGATGTCGAGGAGGTGCCTGACTCCCTCGAGACGCAGGTGCCGGTGATCGCCGAGGTGCTGGCCGCGATTGGCATCGCCGTGGTCGGGGCCGATCACCACGAGGCGGACGACGTGATCGGCACCCTGGCGACCGGCGCCGGGATGCCTGTCGACATCGTCACCGGCGACCGCGACCTCTTCCAGCTCGTCTCGGATGTGGACGAGGTGCGGGTCCTCTACACCGCGCGCGGCGTCGGCCGCCACGAGCGCGTGACCGACGAGGTGGTGGTCGGAAAGTACGGCGTGCTTCCCAGCCAGTACGCCGACTTCGCGACCCTGCGCGGAGACAGCTCCGACGGGCTGCCCGGCGTAGCGGGTGTCGGCGAGAAGACAGCCGCGTCGCTGCTGCTGAAGTACGGCGACCTCCGTGGGATCATCGACGCCGCCACCGACCACGCGTCAGGCATGGCACCGGGGCCACGGTCGAAGGTCACCGCTGCGCTCGCCTACCTGGAGGTGGCGCCGAAGGTCGTCGCGGTGGTGCGCGACCTCGACCTCGGGAGCCCCGACCTGACCCTGCCCCGAGCGCCGGCCGATCCGGACGCGCTTGCCCGGCTGACCGAGCGGTGGGGGCTCGGCTCGTCGGCCACCCGCGTCCTGCACGCCCTCGTCGGCTGAGCCGGGCACCGCGTCCGCCCGGCGCTCGGAGGCTCAGTCAGAGACCGAGGAGTAGGCGACCACGCCGCGGCGCAGCCGGGCGGCGCACTCCCGCGCAACCTGACGCAGCGGCGTCCCCGAAGCGGCGTCGGCGACCTGATCGGTGACATCGAGGAGCTGCTTCATCCAGCGCACGAAGTCGCCGGCCGCAAGCCCGACGGC includes:
- a CDS encoding 5'-3' exonuclease — protein: MTERLMLLDTASLYFRAYFGVPDSVRAPDGTPVNAVRGLLDFISRLVEDYRPTHLACCWDNDWRPQWRVDLIPTYKAHRVVEVTPAERPDVEEVPDSLETQVPVIAEVLAAIGIAVVGADHHEADDVIGTLATGAGMPVDIVTGDRDLFQLVSDVDEVRVLYTARGVGRHERVTDEVVVGKYGVLPSQYADFATLRGDSSDGLPGVAGVGEKTAASLLLKYGDLRGIIDAATDHASGMAPGPRSKVTAALAYLEVAPKVVAVVRDLDLGSPDLTLPRAPADPDALARLTERWGLGSSATRVLHALVG